One stretch of Oncorhynchus tshawytscha isolate Ot180627B linkage group LG21, Otsh_v2.0, whole genome shotgun sequence DNA includes these proteins:
- the LOC112220580 gene encoding cyclin-G1-like isoform X2 — protein sequence MLPTVTGLPFAVQLKALTDQEFRYQPKLSGLRIIETAHDNGLRMTARLREYEVKDLLSLTRFFGFSAETFSLAVNLLDRFLAVMKIQPKHLSCVGLSCFYIAVKTSEEGKNVPMANELIRISQNRFTVSDMMRMEKIILEKLYWKVKAPTALHFLRLFYSCIQDMLEDECKDILNIERLEAQLKACHCSFTFSKVKPSLLALSLLALELQEQHDHEHVDKLLNAFKSLQQQLTGIQRKTFEMFCNGKREKRRAQRK from the exons ATGCTTCCCACAGTGACTGGACTGCCCTTTGCCGTGCAGTTGAAGGCTCTGACTGATCAGGAGTTCAGGTACCAGCCCAAGCTGAGCGGGCTGAGGATCATTGAGACGGCCCATGACAACGGCCTGAGGATGACCGCCCGGCTCAGGGAGTACGAGGTGAAGGACCTCCTGTCTCTGACCAGGTTCTTTGGCTTCAGTGCAGAGACCTTCTCCCTGGCCGTCAACCTGCTGGACCGCTTCCTCGCTGTCATGAAG ATCCAGCCGAAGCATCTGTCATGCGTGGGCCTCTCCTGTTTCTACATCGCTGTGAAGACCTCGGAGGAGGGGAAGAATGTCCCCATGGCCAACGAGTTGATCCGGATCAGCCAGAACCGCTTCACTGTGTCTGACATGATGAGGATGGAGAAGATCATTCTGGAGAAGCTCTACTGGAAGGTCAAAGCCCCCACGGCCCTCCACTTCCTCAGGCTGTTTTACAGCTGTATCCAGGACATGCTTGAAGATGAATG CAAGGACATCCTGAACATTGAGAGACTAGAAGCCCAGCTGAAAGCCTGTCATTGCTCTTTCACTTTCTCCAAAGTCAAG CCCTCTCTGCTTGCCCTGTCCTTGTTGGCCCTGGAGCTTCAGGAGCAGCATGACCATGAGCACGTAGACAAGCTGCTCAACGCCTTCAAGTCTCTCCAGCAGCAACTCACT GGCATACAACGGAAAACgtttgaaatgttttgcaacggaaaacgaGAGAAAAGACGCGCTCAAAGAAAAtga
- the LOC112220580 gene encoding cyclin-G1-like isoform X1, producing MLPTVTGLPFAVQLKALTDQEFRYQPKLSGLRIIETAHDNGLRMTARLREYEVKDLLSLTRFFGFSAETFSLAVNLLDRFLAVMKIQPKHLSCVGLSCFYIAVKTSEEGKNVPMANELIRISQNRFTVSDMMRMEKIILEKLYWKVKAPTALHFLRLFYSCIQDMLEDECKDILNIERLEAQLKACHCSFTFSKVKPSLLALSLLALELQEQHDHEHVDKLLNAFKSLQQQLTVREGDLVIVTELVMKCLIEYSTTRVSRPNSQRLRWILSGRTQRTLKHSYYKIAHMPTIPESAY from the exons ATGCTTCCCACAGTGACTGGACTGCCCTTTGCCGTGCAGTTGAAGGCTCTGACTGATCAGGAGTTCAGGTACCAGCCCAAGCTGAGCGGGCTGAGGATCATTGAGACGGCCCATGACAACGGCCTGAGGATGACCGCCCGGCTCAGGGAGTACGAGGTGAAGGACCTCCTGTCTCTGACCAGGTTCTTTGGCTTCAGTGCAGAGACCTTCTCCCTGGCCGTCAACCTGCTGGACCGCTTCCTCGCTGTCATGAAG ATCCAGCCGAAGCATCTGTCATGCGTGGGCCTCTCCTGTTTCTACATCGCTGTGAAGACCTCGGAGGAGGGGAAGAATGTCCCCATGGCCAACGAGTTGATCCGGATCAGCCAGAACCGCTTCACTGTGTCTGACATGATGAGGATGGAGAAGATCATTCTGGAGAAGCTCTACTGGAAGGTCAAAGCCCCCACGGCCCTCCACTTCCTCAGGCTGTTTTACAGCTGTATCCAGGACATGCTTGAAGATGAATG CAAGGACATCCTGAACATTGAGAGACTAGAAGCCCAGCTGAAAGCCTGTCATTGCTCTTTCACTTTCTCCAAAGTCAAG CCCTCTCTGCTTGCCCTGTCCTTGTTGGCCCTGGAGCTTCAGGAGCAGCATGACCATGAGCACGTAGACAAGCTGCTCAACGCCTTCAAGTCTCTCCAGCAGCAACTCACT GTCCGAGAAGGAGACCTGGTTATCGTGACAGAGTTGGTTATGAAGTGTCTCATTGAGTATTCAACCACCAGGGTCTCCAGGCCCAACAGCCAGAGGCTTCGTTGGATCCTCTCTGGCAGAACGCAACGCACGTTGAAACACAGCTACTACAAGATCGCCCATATGCCCACAATCCCCGAGTCCGCCTACTGa